The following coding sequences are from one Rathayibacter sp. VKM Ac-2760 window:
- a CDS encoding D-alanine--D-alanine ligase family protein — protein MTSKLAVAVLFGGRSSEHSISCATAAGVLRAIDRDRFDVIPVGITADGAFVLEEDRPEKFALDASALPRVEDNGTRVHWPESALSRELTVTAADGSVRSLGDLDVVLPILHGPWGEDGTVQGMLELIALPYVGSGVLASALGMDKHFTKTVFRAAGIAVAPWYTVTEAEWREDPSDAAAALDELGLPAFVKPARAGSSVGVSRVDERSQLDAALEEAFSHDSRVLIESAIVGREVEIGVLGGRRGAPARASVAGEVVVSGGGFYDFEAKYLGMKGVELVCPAELTDAELAEMRRLAVSAFTAIGAEGLARVDFFLTADGFVINEINTMPGFTPISMFPRMWGASGVDYPDLISELLDLALERVPAAVR, from the coding sequence ATGACCAGCAAGCTCGCAGTGGCCGTTCTGTTCGGGGGGCGTTCCAGCGAGCACTCGATCAGCTGCGCAACGGCGGCAGGGGTGCTGCGGGCGATCGATCGTGATCGCTTCGACGTGATCCCGGTGGGGATCACCGCCGACGGCGCGTTCGTGCTCGAGGAGGACCGCCCGGAGAAGTTCGCACTCGACGCGAGCGCCCTGCCGCGGGTCGAGGACAACGGCACGCGCGTGCACTGGCCGGAGTCGGCGCTCTCGCGCGAGCTGACCGTCACCGCGGCCGACGGCTCCGTCCGCTCGCTGGGCGATCTCGACGTGGTGCTGCCGATCCTGCACGGTCCGTGGGGCGAGGACGGCACGGTGCAGGGGATGCTCGAGCTGATCGCCCTGCCCTACGTCGGCTCCGGCGTGCTCGCCTCGGCGCTCGGAATGGACAAGCACTTCACCAAGACCGTCTTCCGCGCCGCCGGCATCGCCGTCGCCCCCTGGTACACGGTGACCGAGGCCGAGTGGCGCGAGGACCCGAGCGACGCCGCCGCGGCCCTCGACGAGCTCGGGCTGCCGGCGTTCGTCAAGCCGGCCCGCGCCGGGTCGAGCGTCGGCGTGAGCCGGGTCGACGAGCGCTCGCAGCTGGACGCGGCGCTGGAGGAGGCCTTCTCGCACGACTCCCGCGTGCTGATCGAGTCCGCGATCGTCGGCCGCGAGGTCGAGATCGGCGTGCTCGGCGGGCGCCGCGGGGCGCCGGCGCGCGCCTCCGTCGCCGGCGAGGTCGTCGTCAGCGGCGGCGGCTTCTACGACTTCGAGGCCAAGTACCTCGGGATGAAGGGCGTCGAGCTGGTCTGCCCGGCCGAGCTCACCGACGCCGAGCTCGCCGAGATGCGCAGGCTCGCCGTCAGCGCTTTCACCGCGATCGGCGCCGAGGGTCTCGCCCGGGTCGACTTCTTCCTGACGGCCGACGGCTTCGTCATCAACGAGATCAACACCATGCCGGGCTTCACGCCGATCTCGATGTTCCCGCGGATGTGGGGCGCGAGCGGCGTCGACTACCCCGACCTGATCAGCGAGCTGCTCGACCTGGCGCTCGAGCGCGTGCCGGCCGCGGTCCGATGA
- a CDS encoding NAD(P)H-dependent glycerol-3-phosphate dehydrogenase yields MSRSSRTEKTPIPVPRRVAVLGAGSWGTTFAKILADGGSDVVMWARRAELAREITEAKRNSDYLPGINLPRNIRATPRIEEALEGADHVYLSIPSQTLRGNLEAITPFLTERTVLVSLMKGVEKGTGARMSEVISQVLPIDPSRIAVASGPNLALEIAKEQPTAAVIASESLVTAQEVALAATNRYFRSYVNTDVIGTEFGGVLKNLIAVAIGIVDGVGYGENTKASIITRGLAEMTDFAVAYGGRPETMSGLAGLGDLIATSSSSLSRNNTAGRLLGQGYSFGDVVKSMQQTAEGLSSVAPILELARARGVDMPIVEQVAQVLAGTLDPKDIAPHLTTDSDEPQGERNLDDQQARSGRSVRGAFQRALDQLRNGGRGAAGDRS; encoded by the coding sequence TTGAGCCGGAGCAGTAGGACCGAGAAGACGCCGATCCCCGTTCCGCGGCGGGTCGCCGTCCTCGGCGCCGGCAGCTGGGGGACCACCTTCGCGAAGATCCTCGCCGACGGCGGCTCCGACGTCGTGATGTGGGCGCGCCGCGCCGAGCTGGCCCGCGAGATCACCGAGGCCAAGCGCAACAGCGACTACCTGCCCGGCATCAACCTGCCGCGCAACATCCGGGCCACGCCGCGGATCGAGGAGGCGCTCGAGGGCGCCGACCACGTCTACCTCTCCATCCCCTCGCAGACGCTGCGCGGGAACCTCGAGGCGATCACCCCGTTCCTCACCGAGCGCACGGTGCTCGTGTCGCTGATGAAGGGCGTCGAGAAGGGCACCGGCGCCCGGATGAGCGAGGTCATCTCGCAGGTGCTGCCGATCGATCCGAGCCGCATCGCGGTCGCCTCGGGGCCGAACCTCGCGCTCGAGATCGCGAAGGAGCAGCCGACCGCGGCGGTCATCGCCTCGGAGAGCCTCGTCACCGCGCAGGAGGTCGCGCTGGCCGCGACCAACCGCTACTTCCGCTCCTACGTCAACACCGACGTGATCGGCACCGAGTTCGGCGGCGTGCTGAAGAACCTGATCGCGGTCGCGATCGGCATCGTCGACGGCGTCGGCTACGGCGAGAACACCAAGGCGTCGATCATCACCCGCGGTCTCGCCGAGATGACCGACTTCGCCGTCGCGTACGGCGGCCGGCCCGAGACCATGTCCGGGCTGGCCGGCCTCGGCGATCTGATCGCGACCTCGAGCTCGTCGCTCTCGCGCAACAACACCGCGGGGCGCCTGCTCGGGCAGGGCTACAGCTTCGGCGACGTCGTGAAGTCGATGCAGCAGACGGCGGAGGGGCTCTCGTCCGTCGCGCCGATCCTCGAGCTCGCCCGGGCCCGCGGGGTCGACATGCCCATCGTCGAGCAGGTGGCGCAGGTGCTCGCCGGTACGCTCGATCCGAAGGACATCGCGCCGCACCTGACCACGGATTCGGACGAGCCCCAGGGTGAGAGGAACCTCGATGACCAGCAAGCTCGCAGTGGCCGTTCTGTTCGGGGGGCGTTCCAGCGAGCACTCGATCAGCTGCGCAACGGCGGCAGGGGTGCTGCGGGCGATCGATCGTGA
- a CDS encoding lysophospholipid acyltransferase family protein yields MSERSRPSIFWLLAALVIPTLTASVDLRVRDIDKIPSRGAFVFAPNHYSEIDPFITGWTLWRAGRAPRFLAKASLFKIPVAGAILRASGQIPVERAGSVRGSEPLKAAKELVDQGGSVLIYPEGTLTRDPELWPMRGKTGAVRMALQYGLPVVPVAHWGTQQLMGRYSRKITLFRRKRVDVLVGDPVDLSAFRGRSLDSATLNEASAVVMAAITRLLEELRGETAPEKRWNPAEHNQKGTGRFEPEQ; encoded by the coding sequence GTGTCTGAACGAAGCCGTCCGTCCATCTTCTGGCTCCTCGCGGCGTTGGTGATCCCGACGCTCACCGCCTCCGTGGACCTCCGGGTCCGCGACATCGACAAGATCCCGAGCAGGGGCGCGTTCGTGTTCGCGCCGAACCACTACAGCGAGATCGACCCGTTCATCACCGGCTGGACGCTCTGGCGGGCCGGTCGTGCGCCGCGCTTCCTGGCGAAGGCGTCGCTGTTCAAGATCCCGGTCGCCGGCGCGATCCTCCGCGCCTCGGGGCAGATCCCGGTCGAGCGGGCGGGCTCCGTGCGCGGCAGCGAGCCGCTCAAGGCGGCGAAGGAGCTGGTCGATCAGGGCGGCTCCGTCCTGATCTACCCCGAGGGCACGCTCACCCGCGATCCCGAGCTCTGGCCGATGCGCGGCAAGACCGGCGCGGTGCGGATGGCGCTGCAGTACGGCCTGCCCGTCGTGCCGGTCGCGCACTGGGGCACGCAGCAGCTGATGGGCCGCTACTCCAGGAAGATCACCCTCTTCCGCCGCAAGCGCGTCGACGTCCTGGTCGGCGACCCCGTCGACCTGTCCGCGTTCCGCGGGCGCAGCCTCGACTCCGCGACGCTCAACGAGGCCTCGGCCGTCGTGATGGCCGCGATCACCCGACTGCTCGAGGAGCTCCGCGGCGAGACCGCGCCCGAGAAGCGCTGGAATCCGGCGGAGCACAACCAGAAGGGCACGGGACGCTTTGAGCCGGAGCAGTAG
- the murA gene encoding UDP-N-acetylglucosamine 1-carboxyvinyltransferase yields the protein MTTERLTIHGGRPLKGRIELKGAKNLVTKAMVAALLGETASTLRDVPDISDVRVVKGLLEVHGVKVQQGPEVGELILDPSAVESAHFADIDAHAGSSRIPILFCGPLLHRLGEAFIPDLGGCRIGDRPIDYHLEVLRNFGAIVEKLPSGIRMSAPEGLHGAKVSLPYPSVGATEQVLLTAVRASGITELSGAAIEPEIMDLINILQKMGAIISVDTDRVIRIEGVDRLEGYTHRALFDRNEAASWAAAALATDGDIFVGGARQQEMTTFLNVFRKVGGAFEIAEDGIRFYHPGGELKPVIIETDVHPGFMTDWQQPLVVALTKAKGVSIVHETVYEQRFGFVDALVEMGATIQIHRECLGGQACRFGQRNFMHSAVISGPSKLHGADIVVPDLRGGFSHLIAALSAEGTSHVSNMGIISRGYENFLTKLELLGADFSLDD from the coding sequence ATGACGACCGAGCGGCTCACCATCCACGGCGGTCGTCCGCTGAAGGGCCGGATCGAGCTCAAGGGCGCGAAGAACCTCGTCACGAAGGCGATGGTCGCGGCGCTCCTCGGCGAGACCGCGTCGACGCTGCGCGACGTGCCGGACATCAGCGACGTCCGCGTCGTGAAGGGCCTCCTCGAGGTGCACGGCGTGAAGGTGCAGCAGGGCCCGGAGGTGGGCGAGCTGATCCTCGACCCGTCCGCCGTCGAGTCGGCGCACTTCGCCGACATCGACGCGCACGCCGGCTCGAGCCGCATCCCGATCCTCTTCTGCGGACCGCTGCTGCACCGCCTCGGCGAGGCGTTCATCCCCGACCTCGGCGGCTGCCGCATCGGCGACCGCCCGATCGACTACCACCTCGAGGTGCTCCGCAACTTCGGCGCCATCGTCGAGAAGCTGCCCTCCGGCATCCGGATGTCGGCGCCCGAGGGGCTGCACGGCGCCAAGGTGTCGCTGCCCTACCCGAGCGTCGGCGCGACCGAGCAGGTGCTCCTCACCGCGGTCCGCGCCTCGGGCATCACCGAGCTGTCGGGTGCGGCGATCGAGCCGGAGATCATGGATCTCATCAACATCCTGCAGAAGATGGGCGCCATCATCTCGGTCGACACCGACCGCGTGATCCGCATCGAGGGCGTCGACCGCCTCGAGGGCTACACCCACCGTGCGCTCTTCGACCGCAACGAGGCCGCCTCCTGGGCCGCCGCGGCGCTCGCGACCGACGGCGACATCTTCGTCGGCGGCGCTCGCCAGCAGGAGATGACGACCTTCCTCAACGTCTTCCGCAAGGTCGGCGGCGCGTTCGAGATCGCCGAGGACGGCATCCGCTTCTACCACCCCGGTGGCGAGCTGAAGCCGGTCATCATCGAGACCGACGTGCACCCCGGCTTCATGACCGACTGGCAGCAGCCGCTCGTCGTGGCGCTGACCAAGGCCAAGGGCGTCTCGATCGTGCACGAGACCGTCTACGAGCAGCGCTTCGGCTTCGTCGACGCGCTGGTCGAGATGGGCGCGACCATCCAGATCCACCGCGAGTGCCTCGGCGGCCAGGCCTGCCGCTTCGGTCAGCGCAACTTCATGCACTCGGCGGTCATCTCCGGGCCGTCGAAGCTGCACGGCGCCGACATCGTCGTGCCGGATCTGCGCGGAGGCTTCTCGCACCTGATCGCCGCGCTCTCGGCCGAGGGCACCTCCCACGTCTCGAACATGGGCATCATCAGCCGCGGCTACGAGAACTTCCTCACCAAGCTCGAGCTCCTCGGCGCCGACTTCTCGCTCGACGACTAG
- the leuD gene encoding 3-isopropylmalate dehydratase small subunit, which produces MEKFETVTGIAAPLKRSNVDTDQIIPAVFLKRVTKTGFEDALFHGWRQDPEFVLNQPVFQGAQILVAGPDFGTGSSREHAVWALRDFGFRVVLSSRFGDIFRGNSGKQGLLAAALAEADIKRLWELIDGTPGIEATVDLVGRTVTAGGETFPFEVDDYTRWRLIEGLDDIGLTLRDEALISEFETRRASWRPKTLPVK; this is translated from the coding sequence ATGGAGAAGTTCGAGACCGTCACCGGCATCGCCGCGCCGCTGAAGCGCAGCAACGTCGACACCGACCAGATCATCCCGGCGGTGTTCCTCAAGCGGGTCACCAAGACCGGCTTCGAGGACGCGCTCTTCCACGGCTGGCGCCAGGACCCGGAGTTCGTGCTCAACCAGCCGGTCTTCCAGGGCGCGCAGATCCTCGTCGCCGGGCCGGACTTCGGCACCGGCTCCAGCCGCGAGCACGCCGTCTGGGCGCTGCGCGACTTCGGCTTCCGGGTCGTGCTCTCCTCGCGCTTCGGCGACATCTTCCGGGGCAACTCCGGCAAGCAGGGGCTGCTCGCCGCGGCCCTCGCCGAGGCCGACATCAAGCGGCTCTGGGAGCTCATCGACGGGACGCCGGGAATAGAAGCGACCGTCGATCTGGTTGGTCGTACGGTCACCGCCGGTGGCGAGACCTTCCCCTTCGAGGTCGACGACTACACTCGTTGGCGCCTGATCGAAGGGCTGGACGACATCGGCCTGACCCTGCGCGACGAAGCGCTCATCTCCGAATTCGAGACCCGTCGCGCGAGCTGGCGGCCCAAGACATTGCCGGTGAAATAG
- the leuC gene encoding 3-isopropylmalate dehydratase large subunit: MHDSSPDTTARPGIERPSTERPRTLAEKVWDDHLVAKGEDGTPDLLYIDLHLVHEVTSPQAFDGLRQAGRPVRRPDLTIATEDHNTPTVGIDKPIADLTSRTQIETLRRNAAEFGVRLHSLGDIEQGIVHVVGPQLGLTMPGITVVCGDSHTSTHGAFGAMAFGIGTSEVEHVMATQTLPLKPFKTMAITVEGELREGVTAKDIILAVIAKIGTGGGQGYVLEYRGSAIRALSMEGRMTICNMSIEAGARAGMVAPDETTFAYLKGRPHAPEGQDWDDAVAYWRTLPSDEGAVFDAEVVLDADALEPFVTWGTNPGQGVSLSQAVPDPDAIADPDERSNARRALEYMDLEAGTPMKEIPVDAVFMGSCTNSRIEDLRAFASIIAGRTKAPGVRVMVVPGSARVRIEAEAEGLDKVITAFGAEWRFAGCSMCLGMNPDQLAPGERCASTSNRNFEGRQGKGGRTHLVSPLVAAATAVRGTLSSPSDLEPVRELVEA; the protein is encoded by the coding sequence ATGCACGACAGTTCCCCCGACACGACCGCGCGCCCGGGCATCGAGCGCCCGAGCACCGAGCGCCCGAGAACCCTGGCCGAGAAGGTCTGGGACGACCACCTCGTCGCCAAGGGCGAGGACGGCACCCCCGACCTGCTCTACATCGACCTGCACCTCGTGCACGAGGTGACCAGCCCGCAGGCGTTCGACGGCCTGCGCCAGGCCGGCCGCCCCGTCCGCCGCCCCGATCTCACGATCGCGACCGAGGACCACAACACGCCGACGGTGGGCATCGACAAGCCGATCGCCGACCTCACCAGCCGCACCCAGATCGAGACCCTGCGCCGCAACGCCGCCGAGTTCGGTGTCCGCCTGCACTCGCTCGGCGACATCGAGCAGGGCATCGTGCACGTCGTCGGCCCGCAGCTCGGCCTGACCATGCCCGGCATCACCGTGGTCTGCGGCGACTCGCACACGTCGACCCACGGTGCTTTCGGCGCGATGGCCTTCGGCATCGGCACCAGCGAGGTCGAGCACGTGATGGCGACGCAGACGCTGCCGCTCAAGCCGTTCAAGACGATGGCGATCACCGTCGAGGGCGAGCTGCGCGAGGGCGTCACGGCGAAGGACATCATCCTCGCCGTCATCGCGAAGATCGGCACCGGCGGCGGTCAGGGCTACGTGCTCGAGTACCGCGGCTCGGCGATCCGCGCGCTCTCGATGGAGGGCCGGATGACGATCTGCAACATGTCGATCGAGGCCGGGGCCCGCGCCGGCATGGTCGCGCCGGACGAGACGACCTTCGCCTATCTCAAGGGCCGCCCGCACGCCCCCGAGGGTCAGGACTGGGACGACGCTGTCGCCTACTGGCGGACGCTGCCGAGCGACGAGGGCGCCGTCTTCGACGCCGAGGTCGTGCTCGACGCCGACGCGCTGGAGCCGTTCGTCACCTGGGGCACCAACCCCGGCCAGGGCGTCTCGCTCTCGCAGGCCGTGCCCGACCCCGACGCGATCGCGGACCCGGACGAGCGCTCGAACGCCCGCCGCGCCCTGGAGTACATGGACCTCGAGGCCGGCACCCCGATGAAGGAGATCCCGGTCGACGCGGTCTTCATGGGCTCCTGCACCAACTCGCGCATCGAGGACCTCCGCGCCTTCGCGTCGATCATCGCCGGCCGGACCAAGGCGCCCGGCGTCCGGGTGATGGTCGTCCCCGGCTCCGCCCGCGTGCGCATCGAGGCCGAGGCCGAGGGCCTGGACAAGGTGATCACCGCGTTCGGCGCCGAGTGGCGCTTCGCCGGCTGCTCCATGTGCCTCGGGATGAACCCCGACCAGCTCGCGCCGGGCGAGCGCTGCGCCTCCACCTCGAACCGCAACTTCGAGGGCCGGCAGGGCAAGGGCGGGCGCACCCACCTGGTCTCGCCGCTCGTCGCCGCCGCGACCGCCGTGCGCGGCACCCTCTCCAGTCCGTCCGACCTGGAGCCCGTCCGCGAGCTGGTGGAGGCCTGA
- a CDS encoding DUF6584 family protein produces the protein MDTVEALDRAKTRFAEGDVRGAVSLLERCVEADPTWLDPRVLLSELYRRSGDLIEAGRWGYLIENCAAPEERRAFERALVRTDEDPFEFAERALVRPLELAAESSHAAMMLAALPDRIDEAERFERESPDPLDGEWFEHEALPVKRRSGFVGMVGAAAAAVFVVGGVVVGAAALLVVPAVLLAMLVAP, from the coding sequence ATGGACACCGTCGAGGCTCTCGATCGCGCGAAGACGCGCTTCGCAGAGGGGGACGTCCGAGGCGCTGTGTCGCTCCTCGAGCGCTGCGTCGAAGCCGACCCCACCTGGCTCGATCCCCGGGTGCTGCTCTCCGAGCTCTACCGCCGCTCCGGCGATCTGATCGAGGCGGGCCGCTGGGGCTACCTGATCGAGAACTGCGCCGCCCCCGAGGAGCGCCGTGCCTTCGAGCGCGCGCTGGTGCGCACCGACGAGGACCCGTTCGAGTTCGCCGAGCGCGCGCTGGTCCGCCCGCTCGAGCTCGCGGCCGAGTCCTCGCACGCCGCGATGATGCTGGCCGCGCTGCCCGACCGGATCGACGAGGCCGAGCGCTTCGAGCGGGAGTCGCCCGATCCGCTGGACGGCGAGTGGTTCGAGCACGAGGCGCTGCCGGTGAAGCGGCGCTCCGGCTTCGTCGGCATGGTCGGTGCCGCGGCCGCCGCCGTCTTCGTGGTCGGCGGCGTGGTCGTCGGCGCGGCGGCGCTGCTGGTGGTCCCCGCGGTGCTCCTCGCGATGCTCGTCGCACCCTGA
- a CDS encoding protein phosphatase 2C domain-containing protein encodes MSPTTTTTTVDLPQGTLGLTVSSCTDVGAVRKVNEDSLLVDPPLLAVADGMGGHARGDLASSTAVDSLRANAPAGLGPAADVFALVEAANTAVRDLDVGGALCGTTLTGLTLVRPADGGHASWALFNVGDSRVYRWDGAGIQQVTVDHSAVQELVSAGLLTREAAESHPDRNIVTRALGADDEVETDVWTLPIVPRASYLLCSDGLTKELPDRRIAALFARRDAGALEGADLAEALVREAIEAGGRDNVTVVVVDAVLTPRA; translated from the coding sequence GTGAGCCCGACGACGACCACGACGACCGTCGACCTGCCGCAGGGGACCCTCGGGCTGACGGTGTCCAGCTGCACCGACGTCGGCGCGGTCCGCAAGGTGAACGAGGACTCGCTCCTCGTCGATCCGCCGCTGCTGGCCGTCGCCGACGGCATGGGCGGGCACGCCCGCGGCGATCTGGCCAGTTCGACCGCGGTGGACAGCCTGCGCGCGAACGCCCCCGCCGGACTCGGCCCGGCGGCGGACGTCTTCGCGCTGGTCGAGGCCGCGAACACCGCCGTCCGCGACCTCGATGTCGGCGGCGCCCTCTGCGGCACGACGCTGACGGGGCTCACGCTCGTCCGGCCGGCGGACGGCGGCCACGCCTCCTGGGCGCTGTTCAACGTCGGCGACTCGCGCGTCTACCGCTGGGACGGGGCCGGGATCCAGCAGGTCACCGTCGACCACTCCGCCGTGCAGGAGCTGGTCTCGGCCGGGCTGCTGACCCGCGAGGCCGCGGAGTCGCACCCCGACCGCAACATCGTGACGCGGGCGCTCGGTGCCGACGACGAGGTCGAGACCGATGTCTGGACGCTGCCGATCGTGCCCCGCGCGAGCTATCTGCTCTGCTCGGACGGGCTGACCAAGGAGCTGCCCGACCGGCGGATCGCCGCCCTGTTCGCCCGGCGCGACGCCGGTGCCCTCGAGGGCGCGGATCTCGCCGAAGCGCTCGTGCGCGAGGCGATCGAGGCGGGCGGGCGGGACAACGTGACGGTCGTCGTCGTCGACGCCGTGCTGACGCCCCGGGCCTGA
- a CDS encoding TerC family protein, with translation MQELPVWFVTGSFIVLSLILAADLLLVYKRPHVPSLKESGLWVGFYVALALVFALVMLLLGGGEVAGQFVAGWLTEYSLSIDNLFVFVIIMGRFAVPPKYQQEVLMVGIIIALIFRGVFILLGAQLIESFSWIFYLFGAFLVYTAWNQAFGKEDENEGTDNLLIRLLRKRVKISDEFDGSKIRTVKDGKKYFTPMLIVFLAIGSTDLLFALDSIPAIFGITESPFIVFTANIFALMGLRQLYFLLGGLIDKLEYLKYGIAFILAFIGVKLVLHALHENDLPFLNGGEPLPVWDIDTITSLAVIVVSMTVATVASLVKMRREHSHIEMHDGHPEVVADADGQDRAPEK, from the coding sequence ATGCAAGAGCTGCCCGTCTGGTTCGTGACCGGCTCGTTCATCGTCCTGAGCCTGATCCTCGCGGCCGACCTGCTGCTGGTCTACAAGCGCCCGCACGTCCCGAGCCTGAAGGAGTCCGGCCTCTGGGTCGGCTTCTACGTCGCGCTCGCGCTGGTCTTCGCGCTGGTGATGCTGCTGCTGGGCGGGGGAGAGGTCGCCGGCCAGTTCGTCGCGGGCTGGCTGACGGAGTACAGCCTCTCGATCGACAACCTGTTCGTCTTCGTGATCATCATGGGCCGCTTCGCGGTGCCGCCGAAGTACCAGCAGGAAGTGCTGATGGTGGGCATCATCATCGCGCTGATCTTCCGCGGGGTGTTCATCCTGCTGGGCGCGCAGCTGATCGAGAGCTTCAGCTGGATCTTCTACCTCTTCGGCGCCTTCCTCGTCTACACCGCCTGGAATCAGGCGTTCGGCAAGGAGGACGAGAACGAGGGCACCGACAACCTCCTCATCCGCCTGCTGCGCAAGCGCGTGAAGATCTCGGACGAGTTCGACGGCTCGAAGATCCGCACGGTAAAGGACGGCAAGAAGTACTTCACGCCGATGCTGATCGTGTTCCTGGCGATCGGCTCGACCGATCTGCTGTTCGCGCTCGACTCGATCCCGGCGATCTTCGGCATCACCGAGAGCCCGTTCATCGTCTTCACCGCGAACATCTTCGCCCTGATGGGTCTGCGCCAGCTCTACTTCCTGCTCGGCGGTCTGATCGACAAGCTCGAGTACCTCAAGTACGGCATCGCCTTCATCCTCGCCTTCATCGGCGTGAAGCTCGTGCTGCACGCCCTGCACGAGAACGACCTGCCGTTCCTCAACGGCGGCGAGCCGCTGCCGGTCTGGGACATCGATACGATCACCTCGCTGGCCGTGATCGTGGTCAGCATGACCGTCGCCACCGTCGCGAGCCTCGTCAAGATGCGCCGCGAGCACTCCCACATCGAGATGCACGACGGTCACCCGGAGGTCGTCGCCGACGCCGACGGCCAGGACCGTGCGCCCGAGAAGTGA
- a CDS encoding MBL fold metallo-hydrolase, which translates to MRLTKLEHATVLVEEAGSRLVIDPGSFTRPVEGTAETVAVVITHEHADHWTPEQLERLRAANPALRVLGPAGVAAAAEGFDVETVAEGDVVEVGPFRLRFFGSRHAVIHSSIPVIDNVGVLVNDRLYYAGDSFTVPTGVDVEVLAAPSGAPWMKIAESIDYVLALAPRHAFATHERVLSEAGQKLGHDRLGWATREGGGEYHALEPGDVLEV; encoded by the coding sequence ATGCGACTGACCAAGCTCGAGCACGCCACCGTCCTCGTCGAGGAGGCGGGCTCGCGGCTCGTCATCGACCCCGGCTCCTTCACCCGCCCCGTGGAGGGGACGGCCGAGACGGTCGCGGTCGTGATCACCCACGAGCACGCCGACCACTGGACGCCGGAGCAGCTGGAGCGGCTCCGCGCGGCGAACCCGGCCCTGCGCGTGCTCGGGCCGGCCGGAGTCGCCGCAGCGGCCGAGGGCTTCGACGTCGAGACGGTCGCCGAGGGCGACGTCGTCGAGGTCGGACCGTTCCGCCTGCGCTTCTTCGGCTCGCGGCACGCCGTGATCCACTCCTCCATCCCGGTGATCGACAACGTCGGCGTCCTGGTGAACGACCGGCTCTACTACGCCGGCGACTCGTTCACCGTGCCGACCGGCGTCGACGTCGAGGTGCTGGCCGCGCCCTCCGGTGCCCCGTGGATGAAGATCGCCGAATCGATCGACTACGTCCTCGCGCTCGCCCCGCGGCACGCCTTCGCGACGCACGAGCGGGTGCTCTCCGAGGCCGGGCAGAAGCTCGGCCACGACCGCCTGGGCTGGGCGACCCGCGAGGGCGGCGGCGAGTACCACGCGCTCGAGCCCGGCGACGTGCTCGAGGTCTAG